The following is a genomic window from Antechinus flavipes isolate AdamAnt ecotype Samford, QLD, Australia chromosome 3, AdamAnt_v2, whole genome shotgun sequence.
tccatcctctttcctttctccccttctctcatccctttctctcccagcccccagccttttccctccccatcccatctccttctctccccttctcctttctcctccacctcttctctctatccccttctctcctccatcccctcttccttctctcttttccttgatCCCTTTCCCCCAGTCCCATTTTTACTCCTCCCAGCCCCCTTCTCTATTTGCTCATCCTCTTCTCTTTCAGTCCCAcgtctcctccctttctttctcctcctactctaTCCTTAACACTGGAGAACTGCAGTTCAGAGAGTTTGCAACATCAAagccaccccacccccatccctacCCATTTTCTAGAGGGAAAAGCTGAGGCCTAAAAAAGAGCAGGGGTTTGCCCAGAGCCAGACAATGTCTCCAGGGGCGGAGAGGGGCCTTCAGCTGGGGTCTCTGTGTGTGctggggggtggaggtgggggcaGAAGCCTGTTTCTCTTCCTTACCCCCTAGCGCCTGGAGGCAGGGCAATGCATCCTGGCACGCCGGCGGCCTCCTGGCTCCCTGAGCCCGCACCCCAGGAGCTGTGCGCCTTCATGAGCGGGGTGGCTGCCCAGATCCTAAAGACCCTGCAGCCTCGGAAGACTCGGCCCCCCCGGAGAAAATCCACCCCGCGGAGATTCCCCTACAGTCCTCCGTACAGGTGAGAACTGGACCAAGGGCCCGCGGGGCAGCGGGGAGAGAAATGGGCGAGGTCAGAGACACGTCGAGTCAGATGAACAGGCCCGCGGAGGGGGGAAGAAACTGACCCTGAGAAGCAGGGACAGAAATAGAGACCAAGGGCCGGGCACAGCAAGGCACGGAGCCAGGCTCCGCGAGGATGGGGATGCGGAGGGGGCGGGACACGTGGGGCCACGGCATGGGGGAGGGGCGGTGCAGACCCCAGGCGGTGACCCAGCCCCTCCTCCCCGATCTACCCAGGAGTTCTGCCCACTGCCAGGACGCCACCCAACGGTGGGCCCGGGAGGGCCCAGGCCCCCAGGCCAGGCCCCGGCTCCCACGGCCGCCCTCCCCCTTCCTTGGGGTGGCCCAGGCCCTGGCGGCCCCCGAGAGTCCGGGCCCGGGGCTGGCCCTGAGTGCCTGGGATCTGCAGAGCCCGACGCACGAGCTGGCGGAGATCGTCCCTTTGGGCCCCGGGCCTTCCCTTCTTCCTGCAGTTACCGAAGACTCCTCCGGGTTTGTCCAGCTGCCCCCCGACCCCTCTGAGCCGCCGCTAGTGACTCTCCCCCCAATGATCGCAGATACCCAGGACCCAGGACCGTGCCCCACTATGGCCCGGGGGTCTCGGAAAGGGCCCCTGGCTGTGGGGACGTGGGTCCCGTCCTGCGGGAGCCCGGAGCTCTCCCGCCCCCTCCTCTGCTAGCTGCCCCCCGGGGGGGGGCGCTCCCTCCCGCCCCCAGCCCGGAGCCCGGCTCAGCaggtgttaaataaatgctagcaCCGAACGGACTCGAGTCTTTTCTTCGGGCGTTCAGGCCCCGCTTCCGCGCGCGCACGCGCAGATATGCTGCAGGCACTAGAGAAGGGGGGCGGGGACCATTCTGCCAGGTAGTTCTGCCGTGACCACACCTCGAGACTCCTCATTGGTCCACGGGACAGCGGACGGGCCGGGTTGGGGCTCCAGCCCCGGCCTCGGCCGGACAATAAGCCCCGTAACCTTGGCTCTCATGTCCCGCCTGCCTGCCGGCTCCCTCCAGCAGATCTCTCCACCTACGGCCAGGTAAGGGTCAGAGGTTAGCGGACCTGGTCTCTTTTCCTCGGACTTTTCTGTTTGACCCCGCCTCTCCCAGGATTTCAGGTTTCTAATTGGTGAAGCGGGATCTCCAGCTAACCAATAGAAGCGCCAAAGGCGGGACATAGAAGCGCCTTACCCCGAGCCCAGTGGGCCCTTAAGCACCGATTGGCTCTTCTGGCCCCGCCTACGCTCCGATTGGCCCCCTGCGCCGGGGGCGGGACGTCTCGTATTTCAGAGGAAATCGCGAAGGTCGAGGAGGCAGTGAGTAACCGGTGTTGCTGATTTCGGACCCCGGGGGCTGGGGCCAAGTGGGCAAGGGGCTCCGCTTCGAGTCCCGGGCCCCACCTCGCCTTCCCTCTCTACAGAGCGGGGTCCGGAGCGGTCCGGGGCGGCACGGCTCCCAGCCTCCTGTGACCCCTCCCCAGCGATGGCCGCAGCCCGCCCGGCCCTGGGCCGCGTGCTGCCCGGCTCCTCCATCCTCTTCCTGTGCGACATGCAGGAGAAATTCCGAGGCGTCATCTCCTTCTTCCCTCAGATCGTGGCCGTGTCCGCCCGCATGCTCCAGGTGCGGGCCCCGCCCCAGCTCTCTACCTGCCTGGCCAGGTTCTGGTACCAcctgagccccccccccccccgcaggtATCTGGTACCACCTGAGCTCCCCAGGTGTCTAGTAAAATCTGACCCCTCAAGTGTCTGGTACCACCTGGCCTCCCAGGTGTCACCCTGACACCCCTattcccactcccacccccctgTCTAGTGAAATCTGACCCCTCGTGTGTCTGGTACCACCTGACCCCCCACCCCCGCAGGTATCTGGTACCACCTGAGCTCCCCAGGTGTCTAGTACAACCTGACCCCTCAAGTGTCTGGTACCACCTGAGCCCCCCAGGTATCTAGTACGTGACCCCTCAGGTGTCTGGTACCACTGGAGCCTCCCAGGTGTCTGGTACTGCCTGACCCcacaccccacccccactcccatccccacccccaccgtCTAGTAAAATCTGACCCCCTCAGATGTCTGGTACTACCTGATACCCCCAGGTGTCTGGTACTACCCGAGTCCCTCCAAATAATTGGTACCTGAGCCCCCCAGGTGTCTAGTACAACTGAACCCCTCAGGTGTCTGGTACTACTTGGGCCCCTCCAAATAACTGGTACCTGAGCCCCCCAGGTGCCTGGTACCACCTGGCCCCCCTCTAACTGTTTTATCCTCACCTACCCCCCCACTGTCATTCCCACCTGACTCCCCCTCCAGGTGTCTCGTCCCCACTTGACCCCCCACTTGTCCCCTGACCGCAGGTGGCCCGCGTGCTGGACATCCCCGTGATGCTGACAGAACAGTACCCCGAGGGCCTTGGTCCCACAGTGCCAGAGCTGGGGGCCCAGGGCATCCGAGCCGTGCCCAAGACGACCTTCAGCATGGTGGTGCCCGAGGTGGAGCGGCTGATGAAGGCCAAGCCGGGCCTGAAGTCGGTGCTGCTGTGCGGCATCGAGGCCCAAGCCTGTATCATGGTaggcccccccaccccccccccatgTCAGGTAGACCCTTGGGGTCGGCCCTGACCTCTGACCACTCCGCAGAGCACAGCCCTGGACCTGCTGGAGAGAGGCCTGGACGTGCACGTGGTGGCCGACGCCTGCTCCTCCCGAAGGTCAGTGAGCCGGTGCGGAGGGGCCCAGATCTGGGGGGCACTTGTGCAAAGAAGTAAATGAGGGAGTGGACTGTACCACCTGGCCCCCGGGTGGAGGGGAGGCCCCAGCGCGGCCGGAGCCCACTCCCCTTTGGACTGAACCAGCAGGCAgccagaagagggaggagaggtcCGGCTTCATCCCCCAACAGAAGTAAGCTCTGGTCCCGGGGTTACTGCTGTCAGTGTCACAGGCCTGCGCAGGATCCGCACCTTGTCCCTTCCTTGGCTCCCTCACAGAAGTCTGGACCTTCTAGCAgcactcccctcccccaacccgGGGCTCCTGGCCGTCAGCCCTCTCCTCCCCAAACCCATGTCGTTTGCCTCCCCCGGCCTAGCACTGTGCCCGGTACACAGCTGGAGCCTAATGGGTGTTGCTGTAATTCTGAGAGATCGGTCATCCAGCCACACTCCCGCCCCCATTTCCGAGAGCGAGGCCGGAGCCCAGGTCACCCAGCCCAGAGCCACCCCATCTCCCACCGTGGGGGAGGTGAGAGAGATCTCCAGGCGCTgtcaccccacccccacctcacTTCCTCTTCCAGTCAGGTGGATCGGTTGCTGGCTTTGTCCAGATGCGCCAGAGCGGGGTCTTCCTCACCACCAGCGAGTGCCTCATACTGCAGCTGGTGGGCGATTCTGCCCATCCCCGCTTCAAGGAGGTAACTCTCCCCCAGGCACTgggctcccctcccctccctccttggGCCTGCAGCTCCCTCCCCCAATCCTGCGCTCGGCCCCGGGGGTTTATTCCTccactcttcctcttcctctctctagcCCACTCCTCCTGTCTCCACTTCTCcccacttcttcctcttccctccaggTGCAGAGATTCATTAGGGAGCCAGCCCCCGATAGCGGCCTCCTCGGCTTGTTCCAGGGCCAGAGCCCCCTCCTCAGCTGAACACCTTcagaccctccccccccccaaacacacacaccgAGTCAGCCTGGGCTCCCCTCTCCTGGGGGCGAAGGGCTCAGTCCCGGGAGAGGGGAAAGCTTCCCACTTGAGACGgaccctccctccccaccctcagCGGAAAGCACCTGTCCCATTGGCCGACCACCTCCCTCTATGCAAATGTTcctggaggagaaggagaggattGGCTGAGCTCTAGAGGGGGCGGACTGGGGGGAGGTGACCCTCGAAGCCGAGTTCGGGGAATAAAAGCTTTCTTCCACATATGGACGAAACCATTCTTGATTACGGGAGGGGGCGCGGGGGAGGAAGGGGCCATTGGGAACTGGTGGGGGGGTCCTCAGAGATTTAGAGATGCTCAGAGACGAGAGACGCGTGGCGGCTATACCGAGATACTTGGCGACAGGGAGGGGCAGGCAGGGGGCCGTCGGGGGCAGGACTGGGCGCGGAGGATAAGCCCGTCTGTCCCGAGATCCGGAAGCCCGACATCCGTAAAGCCAGGTGAGCtacagagaaagggggagggggggcgagTCCACAGCACGTCAGCTCCGGAGTCCAGGCGCCCATCGGCCCCCTTTGCCGCCGTCAGCGCCCCCCTCCCCAGAGACCCAGGCATCCGCGTTCCTAACGCCCCCAAGAGAGATCCAGACACCCGAACTCGATCTCCCCCCCCCCCGACAGACCCAGGCATCCGAGCTCCTAACCCCCGCCCCCTCAGAGACCCGGGCATCCCTTCTCCGCAATCTTGGTAGCCTTCAGGGGCTCGGAAGTCCCGGGGCGCAGCCTCCTGCCTCGGGCGGCCGCGTCAGGAATTCAGCCCCTTTGGGGGAACGTTGCTTTTCCCCCTCCAAGTTCTTCCTTTCTCGGGCCCCCGGGCCCCCTCATCCCCTCTCGCAGGTGGCGTGATCCCTGGTCTCCCTTCAAAGCCCCCCAGGCATCCTTGGTACCCAAGCCATATTCTCCTCCCGGGACTCGGGCAACCTGCTCTCTCCTTCCTACCCCGCTCCCCCGAGAGTCCTGACCTCAGCCCCCGCCGCAAGGACCCCGGAACCCTGGACCCCATACCTATGCAGAAGCCTGCCTCCCTCCCCAGGCCCGCGCTCCCATCTCCATGGCAACAGGAGTCTATTCTGCGCCTGGAACAACCCGCTTCTGCCGCAGCCGTGGCCCtcccccccactttccccttcccGTCCCCCACCCCAGCTCCCGGAAGGGAAGGGGCTCTTTGAGTCTGTCTGCCATTGTCGCCCCCCTCCTCACGCCGAGCCCCCCCAGGCAGGGAGAAATGGAGGGGAGATGACAGGCCGGGGCTGAGGTGCCTAGAACAAAGAAAGACGATGGAGCCTGAGACGAAAGGACCCTAGCATAGGAAGGCACGCAGCCTGGGGGGGGTACTGGGGGGGGGCAATAAACGGGCGCTGCCCTGCTTCCTCCCGGCTCAGCCTGCAGCGGCCAGAACCCCGCCCCCACTCTGCTGCTCCAGGACCCTTCCGTCTGGCTGTCCAGAAGCCCACTCGTGTCCCCCCATGCCATGGCCAGCGGCTCCCGTCCTTTGCCCCTGCCGTTCCGAAGGCTTCCTTCTTCCCAACCCTAAATCCTCCCCCGGAGCCCCTAGAATCTGCACAGAGCCACACACCCCCCAAGTGCCCCAGCTCCCACCTAGCCACCCACACACAGGCACACAGACGgggctctgcccccccccccacacacacacacaaagatacacAGGGAGCGAGCTCGCACCGACACCGCTCACAACGCTCGGCCGCTTCCCTCCCTCACACGCTCCCCAGGCTGAAGCTGTGGGCAATTGGCAAAGCCGGGTAAGGAGGGGGGGCCGGAGCCCCCGCCCAGCCCCTGTCCGTCTCTGTGGCCCTGCTCCCAGCTGGGGGATGGGCAAGGGGGGCGTTGAATCTCTGCTTTGGCATAAGCAGGTGGAGGAGCGCAGACGGGGGCCAGCGGAGGAGACGGGGGCTAGGGGGCCATTGGAGCTCTCCACCCAACACTCCCGGGAAGCCCGGGCCGGTGGCAGGGGGCCAAGAGCTCGCGGGTGAGAGCGGCCTGGCCCTGCCCCTCCCTCCCCTGCCTCGCCTCCCCCTCCATCCCCGGCTTCGTTTCCCTCGCTGTTTCTAAGTGTCTCCCACATCTCAGTCTGCGTCGTCTCCTTTGTCTGCCCCTCTCGGCTCTCCTGCTTCTCACTCTGGGGCCGGGAGGTGGCCGCCTCTCCCGGCTGAGGCTAGTGGGGGCCCGGGGGACAGATGTGGCCGCCACTCTCTGTAGCCGCCCCCACCAAAGACCACCGGAGGCTAAGGGGGAGCAGAAGGAAGGGGGTCCGTCTGCCGGCCGGggactttgggggagggggattcTGTGTGTGTCCGGGGCCCCGTTTGGGGGAGGGGGCACCCCACCCCCGCTGTGACTTGGGCGGCCGGAGCTGTGCCCAGGTGTTTCTGGGGATTGTGATTGCggtggctgggggtgggggatgggttCCTGCCTGTGGGAACCAAGTGTGCACCTGTGTATGCGGATGCGTCTGTCACTGCGTGTGCGCGCGTGAGTGTGAGCGCGCGTGTGCGTGTGCCGCGGGACCGGAGAGCTCCCGTCCGGGAGGGGAAGTGCGGCGGCCACAAGTAGTGTCTGGCCTGCAGCCGGGCCCCCGGGGCGCGGAGGAGGCGCGCGGCCGTCGGGCCGGACCGCGCTGCCGGGGGCAGAGCGTGGCCGGGGCCGCCGGCGGTGTCTGTCAGCGTCTGGGGGGGGCTGGCTGCCTGGGTGGGTGGCTGCCATGGAAACAGGTGGCAGAAAGGCCGGGGCGCTGTCCAAGGTGACGGCCCGGCCCTGCCTGGGGGGAAGGGCTGCTTCCACCTCCTCCTAGCCCCGCCCCGCCAGCTCTGGCGGCTGCTTCCCATCTGGGCCTCCCTGGGCCTCGGCTCTTTGTCGCTGCTCCCTCTGTCTCCCCTCCGGGGAGAGGCAGGTGGCAGAGGAGCCCAGCGGCTCGTTGTCCTGCCCGGCCCCATCCTCTTCCTTTGCCCACTCTCTGGCGGCCGGGCCTGAGCCCTGTCTGGGTGCTCCCCCAGCAGTCTGCGGGGTCCTTCCCCCGCCCAGCCCGCCTCCTCCTCTGGGGCCCTCCCCGTGTCCCCGCGGCCAGCCCCCTCTCGTCTCCGGCCCCTCCGTGGCTCAcgtctctcctcttctctcccgcAGCGCCAAGCCTTGCTGCGGCCATGCCTCCCGCCCTGTTCCTGTGGCCCCTCCTCCTGGCCTGCGCCCTGGGCCCGGCCCCCGCTCTGGCCCACCTGCCCAACGGCACCACCGGCCCGGCGGCCACGGGCCCCCTCCCGGCCCTGTTGGCCCACCTGCGCAGGCTGACGGGGGCCGTGACGGGGggcggcggcgggggcggcgGCGGGCCCGGCAACGGGACCTCGGGGGGCGGGGGGCAGGCGGCCCGGGCGCCCCTGCCCGCAGAGCTGTGCCACGGCTACTACGATGTCATGGGCCAGTACGACGCCACCTTCAACTGCAGCACCGGCTCCTTCCGCTTCTGCTGCGGCACCTGCTACTACCGCTTCTGCTGCGAGCACCGCCACATGCGCCTGGCGCAGGCCTCCTGCTCCAACTACGACACCCCGGTCTGGGCGTACACCCCGCAGCCCTCCGACGCCGGGGGGCCCGGGGCGGGCGGCAACGGCGGGGGGCCCGGGCCCGGTCAGCCGGGCTGGCTGGATGGGAACCGGGCGGGGGCCGGAGCCGGAGGGGCCGGGGGCAGGGGCGGTGAGGGGCCGGGGGGCAGCACGGCCTACGTGGTGTGCGGCGTCATCAGCTTCGCCCTGGCCGTGGGCGTGGGCGCCAAGGTGGCCTTCAGCAAAGCCTCCCGGGCTCCCCGGGCTCACCGGGAGATCAACGTGCCCAGGTATCCCCACCGGGGCCGGGCGGGGGATGCTGGGGCTGCAGAGGGGGGGCTGCGGGAGCCCGGGCCAGCCCGAGGGGCTTCCGGGCATCAGGACCCAGCTGCCCGCGGGCAGAACAGCCAGGAGGTGGGGGGGCCTGCTGCAGGTTTGCATGCCCTAGACCTGTACCCCAGAGCGGGACCCCCTGGGGTAACATGCTGTGCGGGGGTGAGAAGGGGAGGATCAGTGCAGGGACCCAGAGCCTCTGGGGACACGTGGGGGGACACGTGCAGGGCCCCCAGATGAGGGGGGATGGAGCGCCAGGGCCGAGGGGGTGGCTACAGGGGCTTGCCCGGCCAGCAGAGACTGGCTACACCGCCAGCCTTAGGCAGCCACTGGCTTCCTCCAGAAATTGCCTCAGCTCTAGCCACTGCTCAGGCCGGGGGCCTCAGGTAAACGCCCAGGAGGCCAGGTGCCAAGAAGCCGCCCGGGATGGCACCGAGCGAGGGCCAGCCAGGCGGGGGCAGGGGAGGAGAGAGCAGAGGGACCTCAGCCCGGGAGGGCAGGGGCTGGGCCCCCGGGGGGGTTGGGACCCAACGCCCCTGACCTCTCTGCACCCCCTGCTTCAGGGCCCTGGTGGATATCCTGAGGCATCAGGCGGGCCCCACCACCCGTCCTGACCGGGCAAGGAGCAGTTCCTTGACCCCAGGCCTGGGGGGACCCGACAGCATCCCGCCCCGTCCCCCCAAAAACCTCTATAATCCCGTCAAGGCCTCCAACCACGGTAAGCCTGGGGCCCCGGGGGTCCCATCATCCCTGGCTCCCCCTGCCGTCCTGGccttcccacaatccctctcagGCCCTTGCCTCTCTGCCTCTGCTCCCCATCGCCTCCCCCACAAGCGCCCATCCTCCCTGCCGCCTCCTCACTCCGTTGCTCAggcccttccccttccctcctcccagccGGAAACTTCCAGCTTCCGCCTGCCTTCTCCcgtcctccccctcctcctctgccTCCCCAGCCCCTTCCCCTGCCCTCTGGTTCCCTCAGACTTTTCTTGGCTTACACCGACCCATCTAGGGGCCGCATGGAGCGTCCGGGTCCGACTCCGAAGCTGGCTGGGCCTTAGCTTCCCCTTCTGGAAAATGGGGCCATTGTGGCTGTGGTCTTCACCTTCCTGGGGGTGGCTGCAGAGTACTAGGGCTGGGAGCCCGGGGGCAATGAGGGGGGCCCTCAGTCCTTTTGGGGGCTCTCCAAAGACAGGGTGAGGGCGATTATTCCTGAGCTAATGTGGAGCCTCCTCTTCCCACACAGACACGTTGCATCATAATTACATCCACCTCAATGTCAACAGCCCCAAACATCACGCTGCCACCCTGGGTATGGCGGGGCGCCcctggggggggaagggagaccctgggggggaggggagaggggaaaggaagggggagggggaggggaagagaaggggaggaggaggagagaaggggaggaggagaagggaaggggagcgGGAGGCCGCCCAGCCAGGCTGCGGGCTCCAACGGGCCTCCTTCTGCCGCTGCCCCCTTTGGTCCCAGACTGGCGGGCCCAGCCCCCGCCCAGCCCGGCCCTCCATTACTCAACGCTCTCCTGCTCGAGGTCCTTCCACAACCTCTCCCACCTGCCCCCTTCCTACGAGGCGGCCGTCAAGTCGGAGCTCAGCCGCTACTCCTCCCTCAAGAGACTTGGTGAGGCCCAACCGGGGCTGGGATGGGGGGCTGCGGGGGCCCCCGGGCCGCTGGGGGTGGAGGACCAGAGCTTCCCTCTCTCCAAAGCTGGGGGTGGGGTTTGAGGATCTCCGGGTGGCTGCTGGCCTCGGTCCTGCCTGACTCCCCCCTGCCCGCCCCTCCTCCCTTTGCCCGATGGCGGGTCTCTGTCCTCCCTGATGGAGCCCTTCCGGGTCTCCTTCCGGGCCGCTTCCCCTTCCTGGGAGGGGGCGAGGGCCGCTACTCCCTTGGAGCGGGGGTCGGGAGCCCGCGGGGCGCAGGGAGGCCGGGGAGCTGACAGCCCCGGTTCCCCGCTTTGCGCAGCCGAGAAGGACCTGGACGACGCCTACATGAAGCGGAGGCACATGGCCGAGCTGCCCCGCGGGACGCTGCCCCTGCACGCCATGCGCCGGCCGGGCACCGGGGGCGGTGGCTACGGCGGGGCCGGAGAAGGCTGGGGCAGCCCCGAGGAGCAGGCCCCGATGCCCAACCCCCGCCGCGTCATGTCCCAGGAGCACCTGCTGTCCGACAGCGGCCGGGGCTCCCACTACGAGTTCACGCTGCCCCGGGCCCGCCTGGTCTCCCAAGAGCGCCTGTTGCTCTCCTCCCCCGAGGCCCTCCAGAGCCAGGAGCGGCTCCTGTCCCCGCCCCGGAGCCCCGCCCCGCCTCCAGACCCGCCCCGAGGGGGCCTGGCGGCCTCCCACACCAACCTGCTCCTGGGGCCCGGCCCCCCCACGCCCCTGCACGGGCTGCCCCCTCCCCTCCACGCCCACCACGCCCACCACGCCCACCACCTGCGCCACGGCCTGTCCCCCTCGGCCTGGGGGGGCATGGGGCCCGaggcggggggcgggggaggcACGCTGGCCCGGCGCCCGGCCTTCCAGCACCAGGGAGGCCTGGAGACCCTCCAGTTCATCCCCGGCCACCACCACCCACAGCACCTGCGCACAGCCAGCAAGAATGAGGTGACGGTCTGAGGGCCCGAAGCTGGCCCTCCCGGAGGCGCCCACCGCGCGAGGCCCGGCCAGGCTGCCCGGCCGCCGGGGGCCGCGGGGGCCTCGCCTCTGGGGCTCCGCCCCGGCCAGCGCGTCCCTTCTGCGCCACGAGCTCCAGAGGCTCCGGGCCTTCCTGGACCTCGCCCCCGCCACTCTCCCCTTGTCCCCGGTGATCGCCTTCTCGTGACATCACTGCCAAAGCCTTCGCCCCTTCCACGTGTTCCTCTCCCCCCGACGGCGTCTCCGGAGGCCCCCTCCCGACTCACCCCGAGGCTCCTGGGTGTCCCGAGGTGCTAGAGGCTCCCCCCCCCGCTGCTAGCCCCCTCGCCCACGGCGCCCCCTCCCGGGCACGTGGCCCTCCACGCGGCCATCGGCAGATCTCCGCCCCTCCCTGCTCCACCACGCCCATCTCTGCGACGCCACCCGGGCCGCCCGGGCTCCTTCCCTGCGGAGCGTTCTCCTGGGGGTTCCGACCCTCTTGGGAGGCGACCCGGGAGCAGCGGGGGTCAGCAGGAGACTGGCCACGCCCCGCTGCGTTCCCGCCGGGCCCTTCCGTGGTGTCATTTCCCAGAGGCCCCTCCCCGCTCCCGTTCCTTCCTGGGATTTGGGCCTGAGGACTCCCACCGCCCCCCGAGAGTGTGAACTCGCTGCCATCGCACGGGGGCGTTGGGGGAGCCTGGCCCTTAGCCCAGCCCTCTGGGCCCCGGCTCAGGCCTCTCCCCCTCGGCCGTCCGGCCTTCCTCCCTCCGGGTCCTCCTCAGAGGAGCCAGGGAAGGCGGCAGCTGGAGCCCCCGATGGCCGGCCATCTCGTCCAGCCCCGGCCGCCACCTCCCGCCCGATGAGGGCGCTCGCAGCCTCTTCTCGAAGCCTCCAGGGAGCGACCCGCGCGTCTCTTGGGCTTGGGGGCAGCTCTCGTCGGGGACTTCTTCGCGGGATCGGGGCCCACTCAGCATCTTTGCAGGCCCCGCCACCCCAGCTCCGGCCTCGGGGCAAATGGAAGAAATCTCGTTCGTTCTGAGACAGCCCCCCGTTCCCCACCCCCTGTCCCCCCCCAGCCTCCCCGCTCAAGTCACGCTGTCCTCTCAAAGGACGTCTCCCGGTGGCCCCGGGCTGTCCTGGCTGATCCGGGTCCTCCTTGCCCGGGGGCTCCCAGAACCGCGCCCAGCCTTGTGGGCGCGCCCTGACCAGGCAGCGAGCAGCCGGACTCGCCTCGCCTTCCCGCAGCCCCGGGGGCTCCCCACCCGGCAGCCTGACGGAGGCGGCTTCCTCGGCCCGGGGCCGGCCTGAGGGTCTGGGTCCCCGGGGCGTCCTCCTGCGCCTCGGGCCCCCGGCTTGAAGGCCCCCGCCCCCAGCCTGGGGGCCTCCCCTGGGACGGGCGGTCGCTTCCTTCCTGCCGGTCCCCGGGGCCCGTGTCGCGCCTCCCTCCGGTGACCGGTGTCGCCGCTGCTGTCCGGACGGCTGCCTCGATGACGTCGCCTCCTCGGGGACCCTCCCCCCCAGCG
Proteins encoded in this region:
- the C3H19orf85 gene encoding uncharacterized protein C19orf85 homolog, whose amino-acid sequence is MHPGTPAASWLPEPAPQELCAFMSGVAAQILKTLQPRKTRPPRRKSTPRRFPYSPPYRSSAHCQDATQRWAREGPGPQARPRLPRPPSPFLGVAQALAAPESPGPGLALSAWDLQSPTHELAEIVPLGPGPSLLPAVTEDSSGFVQLPPDPSEPPLVTLPPMIADTQDPGPCPTMARGSRKGPLAVGTWVPSCGSPELSRPLLC
- the ISOC2 gene encoding LOW QUALITY PROTEIN: isochorismatase domain-containing protein 2 (The sequence of the model RefSeq protein was modified relative to this genomic sequence to represent the inferred CDS: inserted 1 base in 1 codon), producing MAAARPALGRVLPGSSILFLCDMQEKFRGVISFFPQIVAVSARMLQVARVLDIPVMLTEQYPEGLGPTVPELGAQGIRAVPKTTFSMVVPEVERLMKAKPGLKSVLLCGIEAQACIMSTALDLLERGLDVHVVADACSSRSQVDRLLALXQMRQSGVFLTTSECLILQLVGDSAHPRFKEVQRFIREPAPDSGLLGLFQGQSPLLS
- the SHISA7 gene encoding protein shisa-7, yielding MPPALFLWPLLLACALGPAPALAHLPNGTTGPAATGPLPALLAHLRRLTGAVTGGGGGGGGGPGNGTSGGGGQAARAPLPAELCHGYYDVMGQYDATFNCSTGSFRFCCGTCYYRFCCEHRHMRLAQASCSNYDTPVWAYTPQPSDAGGPGAGGNGGGPGPGQPGWLDGNRAGAGAGGAGGRGGEGPGGSTAYVVCGVISFALAVGVGAKVAFSKASRAPRAHREINVPRALVDILRHQAGPTTRPDRARSSSLTPGLGGPDSIPPRPPKNLYNPVKASNHDTLHHNYIHLNVNSPKHHAATLDWRAQPPPSPALHYSTLSCSRSFHNLSHLPPSYEAAVKSELSRYSSLKRLAEKDLDDAYMKRRHMAELPRGTLPLHAMRRPGTGGGGYGGAGEGWGSPEEQAPMPNPRRVMSQEHLLSDSGRGSHYEFTLPRARLVSQERLLLSSPEALQSQERLLSPPRSPAPPPDPPRGGLAASHTNLLLGPGPPTPLHGLPPPLHAHHAHHAHHLRHGLSPSAWGGMGPEAGGGGGTLARRPAFQHQGGLETLQFIPGHHHPQHLRTASKNEVTV